In a single window of the Streptomyces sp. HUAS ZL42 genome:
- a CDS encoding SDR family NAD(P)-dependent oxidoreductase, giving the protein MSGFDFHDKVVLVTGGAGGIGSALCRRFATGGARCVVVDIDGDRAKRVALELPGTGHTAIGCDLVDRAQVEHLFDQIAHTHGRLDVLVNNVGMTSAERFDVRSVESIEYEIALNLTSPLVATRLAIPLLQASRDARVVTTVSLGGIFPLGETPIYTASKFGLRGAMLAIGLDLRSKGILAGSVLPSATDTRMLRQEAVDGGNSMQFQDPPQQPADVVAAVVSLLDRPRLEAYPRPGESRLVRLAMLAPNLLPRLFPLFRRRGERGMARYLEELRRRGLTRQVDGRWELVEEK; this is encoded by the coding sequence ATGAGCGGCTTCGACTTCCATGACAAGGTCGTGCTGGTGACCGGCGGCGCAGGCGGCATCGGCAGCGCGCTGTGCCGTCGCTTCGCCACCGGGGGCGCCCGCTGCGTCGTCGTCGACATCGACGGGGACCGCGCCAAGCGGGTCGCCCTCGAGCTTCCCGGCACCGGCCACACGGCCATCGGCTGTGACCTGGTGGACCGGGCCCAAGTGGAGCATCTTTTCGATCAGATCGCCCACACGCACGGCCGCCTCGACGTGCTCGTCAACAACGTGGGGATGACCAGCGCCGAACGCTTCGACGTCCGCAGCGTCGAGAGCATCGAGTACGAGATCGCCCTAAACCTGACCTCGCCGCTGGTCGCCACGAGGCTCGCGATCCCGCTGCTGCAAGCCTCCCGGGATGCCCGCGTGGTCACCACCGTCTCCCTCGGCGGGATCTTCCCGCTGGGCGAGACCCCGATCTACACGGCCTCGAAGTTCGGGCTGCGCGGAGCGATGCTCGCCATCGGACTCGACCTCAGGAGCAAGGGCATCCTGGCCGGGTCGGTGCTGCCGTCGGCGACCGACACCCGGATGCTGCGCCAGGAGGCCGTGGACGGCGGGAACTCCATGCAGTTCCAGGATCCACCGCAGCAGCCCGCCGACGTCGTGGCGGCCGTGGTGAGCCTGCTGGACAGGCCCCGCCTGGAGGCGTACCCCCGCCCCGGTGAGTCCCGCCTGGTGCGGCTCGCGATGCTGGCGCCGAACCTGTTGCCGAGGCTGTTCCCCCTGTTCCGGCGGCGTGGTGAGCGCGGCATGGCCCGCTATCTCGAAGAGTTGCGCCGCCGCGGCCTGACACGCCAGGTCGACGGACGCTGGGAACTGGTGGAGGAGAAATGA